A part of Micromonospora chersina genomic DNA contains:
- a CDS encoding trypsin-like serine protease: protein MRRSALLASLTTAAVAAVLAGAAPASAINTYNAQPAPERTEVGAMLALWDRDGDGVSETIDWYCSGTMVDRNTFLTAAHCTTDWSPGVRFYVSLAQDVQGALDAAKAAGLTPAQTAAAVGVEGTEHTSPDYPGNSADAHDIAVIEFSDGQAAELAKRWPFTPATLPAAGQLDALGSRALDAATWVVAGYGTEEATRGPGGQTHPGGGVRNKAEVGFDALNKTWVRLAMNESRGYGGACYGDSGGPNFVTLDGRRVLAATTITGDGPCYATNVAYRLDAPTARDFLDEFVDLP from the coding sequence TTGCGTCGTTCCGCACTTCTCGCCTCCCTGACCACCGCGGCCGTCGCGGCGGTCCTGGCCGGCGCCGCGCCGGCATCGGCCATCAACACCTACAACGCCCAGCCCGCGCCGGAGCGCACCGAGGTCGGTGCCATGCTGGCCCTCTGGGACCGCGACGGCGACGGTGTCTCGGAGACCATCGACTGGTACTGCTCCGGCACGATGGTCGACCGGAACACCTTCCTCACCGCCGCGCACTGCACCACCGACTGGTCGCCCGGCGTGCGCTTCTACGTCTCGCTGGCCCAGGACGTGCAGGGCGCGCTCGACGCGGCCAAGGCCGCGGGGCTGACCCCGGCGCAGACCGCCGCCGCGGTCGGCGTCGAGGGCACCGAGCACACCAGTCCGGACTACCCCGGCAACTCCGCCGACGCGCACGACATCGCGGTCATCGAGTTCTCCGACGGCCAGGCCGCCGAGCTGGCGAAGCGGTGGCCGTTCACCCCGGCGACGCTGCCCGCCGCCGGCCAGCTCGACGCGCTGGGCTCCCGCGCGCTGGACGCCGCGACCTGGGTGGTCGCCGGCTACGGCACCGAGGAGGCCACACGCGGGCCGGGCGGGCAGACCCATCCCGGCGGCGGTGTCCGCAACAAGGCCGAGGTCGGCTTCGACGCCCTCAACAAGACCTGGGTGCGGCTGGCCATGAACGAGAGCCGCGGCTACGGCGGCGCCTGCTACGGCGACTCCGGCGGCCCGAACTTCGTCACCCTCGACGGCCGGCGGGTGCTGGCCGCCACCACCATCACCGGCGACGGCCCCTGCTACGCCACGAACGTGGCGTACCGGCTGGACGCCCCGACCGCGCGGGACTTCCTCGACGAGTTCGTCGACCTGCCCTGA
- a CDS encoding 2-oxoacid:acceptor oxidoreductase subunit alpha, with protein sequence MTKQIRQLDRVVIRFAGDSGDGMQLTGDRFTSETAQLGNDISTLPNFPAEIRAPAGTLPGVSSFQVHFADYDILTPGDAPNVLVAMNPAALKANLTDLPRGADIIVNTDEFTRRNLAKVGYATSPLEDDSLAGYVVHPVALTSMTIGALAEHEVSKKDAERAKNMFALGLLSWMYSRPYESTLRFLERKFAARPELVAANVAAFRAGWNFGETTEDFSVRYEVKPAKMLPGTYRNITGNAALSLGLVAAGVRSGLPVFLGAYPITPASDILHELSKHKKFGVVTMQAEDEIAAVGAALGASYGGSLGITTTSGPGVALKSETISLAVALELPLVIVDVQRAGPSTGMPTKTEQADLNMALYGRHGEAPVAVIAPKSPADCFHAALEAARIALTYRTPVLLLSDNYVANGSEPWLLPDVESLPDLRVEFATRPNGEDGTTFLPYLRDPETLARPWAIPGTPGLEHRIGGLEKADKTGDISYDPANHDFMVRTRAARIETIPVPDVEVEDPDGDARVLVLGWGSTYGPIGAACRGLRQRGLSIAQAHLRHLAPMPANLGEVLRAYDRVVIPEMNLGQLAHVIRAKYLVDAIGYNQVRGLPFTAAELETMLEEVLKNV encoded by the coding sequence GTGACCAAGCAGATCCGTCAACTGGACCGGGTGGTCATCCGGTTCGCCGGCGACTCCGGCGACGGCATGCAGCTCACCGGCGACCGGTTCACCTCGGAGACGGCGCAGCTGGGCAACGACATCTCCACGTTGCCCAACTTCCCCGCCGAGATCCGCGCCCCCGCAGGCACCCTGCCGGGCGTGTCGAGCTTCCAGGTGCACTTCGCCGACTACGACATCCTGACCCCCGGCGACGCGCCGAACGTGCTTGTGGCCATGAACCCGGCCGCGCTCAAGGCCAACCTCACCGACCTGCCGCGCGGGGCCGACATCATCGTCAACACCGACGAGTTCACCCGGCGCAACCTGGCCAAGGTGGGCTACGCGACCAGTCCGCTCGAGGACGACTCGCTCGCCGGCTACGTGGTGCACCCGGTCGCGCTGACCTCGATGACGATCGGCGCGCTGGCCGAGCACGAGGTGTCCAAGAAGGACGCCGAGCGGGCCAAGAACATGTTCGCGCTCGGCCTGCTGAGCTGGATGTACTCGCGCCCGTACGAGTCGACGCTGCGCTTCCTGGAGCGCAAGTTCGCCGCCCGCCCCGAGCTGGTCGCGGCGAACGTGGCGGCCTTCCGGGCCGGCTGGAACTTCGGCGAGACCACCGAGGACTTCTCCGTCCGCTACGAGGTCAAGCCGGCGAAGATGCTGCCGGGCACCTACCGGAACATCACCGGCAACGCCGCGCTGTCGCTGGGTCTGGTGGCCGCCGGGGTCCGCTCCGGGCTGCCGGTCTTCCTCGGCGCGTACCCGATCACCCCGGCCTCGGACATCCTGCACGAGCTGAGCAAGCACAAGAAGTTCGGCGTGGTCACCATGCAGGCCGAGGACGAGATCGCCGCGGTCGGCGCGGCGCTGGGCGCCTCGTACGGCGGCTCGCTCGGCATCACCACCACCAGCGGCCCGGGCGTGGCGCTCAAGAGCGAGACCATCTCCCTGGCCGTGGCGCTGGAGCTGCCGCTGGTCATCGTCGACGTGCAGCGGGCGGGGCCGTCCACCGGCATGCCGACCAAGACCGAGCAGGCCGACCTGAACATGGCCCTGTACGGCCGGCACGGCGAGGCCCCGGTCGCGGTGATCGCGCCGAAGTCGCCGGCGGACTGTTTCCACGCGGCCCTGGAGGCGGCGCGGATCGCGCTGACCTACCGCACCCCGGTGCTGCTGCTGTCGGACAACTACGTGGCCAACGGCTCCGAGCCGTGGCTGCTGCCGGACGTGGAGAGCCTGCCCGACCTGCGGGTCGAGTTCGCCACCCGGCCCAACGGCGAGGACGGCACGACCTTCCTGCCGTACCTGCGCGACCCGGAGACGCTCGCCCGGCCGTGGGCCATCCCGGGCACCCCGGGGCTGGAGCACCGGATCGGCGGCCTGGAGAAGGCCGACAAGACCGGCGACATCTCGTACGACCCGGCGAACCACGACTTCATGGTGCGCACCCGGGCGGCCCGCATCGAGACCATCCCGGTGCCGGACGTCGAGGTGGAGGACCCGGACGGCGACGCCCGGGTGCTGGTGCTCGGCTGGGGCTCGACGTACGGCCCGATCGGCGCCGCCTGCCGGGGCCTGCGGCAGCGCGGGCTGTCCATCGCCCAGGCGCACCTGCGCCACCTGGCCCCGATGCCGGCAAACCTCGGCGAGGTGCTGCGCGCGTACGACCGGGTGGTCATCCCCGAGATGAACCTCGGCCAGCTCGCCCACGTGATCCGGGCGAAGTACCTGGTCGACGCGATCGGCTACAACCAGGTCCGCGGCCTGCCGTTCACCGCCGCCGAGCTGGAGACGATGCTGGAAGAGGTCCTGAAGAATGTCTGA
- a CDS encoding ClpP family protease — protein sequence MGYGIWMLDEGQPTLGDRVFERLLKERIIFLGTEVTDASANQICAQILLLAAEDPERDIFLYINSPGGSVSAGMAVYDTMRYVKNDVATLALGMAGSMGQFLLCAGAAGKRFALPHSRVMMHQPSGGMGGTAADITIQAENMLHVKRTMQELIARHSGHTLDEIQRDWDRDRWFTAEQARDYGLIDQVVTRAEQLPG from the coding sequence ATGGGATACGGCATCTGGATGCTGGACGAGGGGCAGCCGACCCTCGGCGACCGGGTCTTCGAGCGGCTGCTCAAGGAGCGGATCATCTTCCTCGGCACCGAGGTCACCGACGCCTCGGCCAACCAGATCTGCGCGCAGATCCTGCTGCTGGCCGCCGAGGACCCGGAGCGGGACATCTTCCTCTACATCAACTCGCCCGGCGGCTCGGTCAGCGCCGGGATGGCCGTCTACGACACCATGCGGTACGTCAAGAACGACGTGGCGACGCTGGCCCTCGGCATGGCCGGCTCGATGGGGCAGTTCCTGCTCTGCGCGGGCGCGGCGGGGAAGCGGTTCGCGCTGCCGCACTCGCGGGTGATGATGCACCAGCCGTCCGGCGGGATGGGCGGCACGGCCGCCGACATCACCATCCAGGCGGAGAACATGCTGCACGTGAAGCGCACCATGCAGGAGCTGATCGCCCGGCACAGCGGGCACACGCTGGACGAGATCCAGCGCGACTGGGACCGGGACCGGTGGTTCACCGCCGAGCAGGCCCGCGACTACGGCCTGATCGACCAGGTGGTCACCCGGGCGGAGCAGCTGCCGGGCTGA
- a CDS encoding potassium channel family protein, producing MIHFPAQRRGPLSALSLRLLAALGLVLAVVAAVWIDRDGYRDVNEDGLTLLDCFYYAVVSLSTTGYGDITPAAASARLVNVLFVTPARVLFLIILVGTTLEVLTEQYRTGRRLARWRRVVKDHVIICGYGTKGRSAVSALLENGLDKSKIVVVERSGAALRQATSAGLVAIEGSATRSSVLEEAHVRTAKAVIIATDSDDASVLVALTVRQLTAGQVRIIAAVREAENAPLLKQSGAHHVIVSSATAGRLLGLSTSAPPLIDVVEDLLTPGQGMALAMRSAERSEVGRSPRELESLVIALVRRGKVVTLNDKAGAVIETGDMLVHVRDDRPQSAATV from the coding sequence GTGATCCATTTTCCCGCGCAACGGCGGGGGCCGCTGAGCGCGCTGAGTCTGCGCCTGCTCGCCGCCCTGGGTCTGGTCCTCGCCGTGGTGGCGGCGGTCTGGATCGACCGCGACGGCTACCGCGACGTGAACGAGGACGGCCTGACCCTCCTCGACTGCTTCTACTACGCGGTGGTCTCGCTCTCCACCACGGGCTACGGCGACATCACCCCGGCCGCCGCCTCGGCGCGCCTGGTGAACGTCCTGTTCGTCACCCCCGCCCGGGTGCTCTTCCTGATCATCCTGGTCGGCACCACCCTGGAAGTCCTGACCGAGCAGTACCGGACCGGCCGTCGCCTGGCGCGGTGGAGGAGAGTCGTGAAGGACCACGTCATCATCTGCGGCTACGGCACCAAGGGCCGCAGCGCCGTCTCCGCGCTGCTGGAGAACGGCCTCGACAAGTCCAAGATCGTGGTGGTCGAGCGGAGCGGCGCCGCGCTGCGGCAGGCCACCTCGGCCGGGCTGGTCGCCATCGAGGGCTCCGCGACCCGTTCCTCGGTGCTGGAGGAGGCGCACGTCCGCACCGCCAAGGCGGTCATCATCGCGACGGACAGTGACGACGCCTCGGTGCTGGTGGCGCTGACCGTCCGGCAGCTCACCGCCGGCCAGGTGCGGATCATCGCGGCGGTCCGGGAGGCGGAGAACGCGCCGCTGCTCAAGCAGAGCGGGGCGCACCACGTGATCGTCTCGTCGGCGACGGCCGGCCGGCTGCTCGGCCTCTCCACCTCCGCCCCGCCGCTGATCGACGTGGTGGAGGACCTGCTCACCCCGGGTCAGGGCATGGCGCTGGCCATGCGCTCCGCCGAGCGCAGCGAGGTGGGCCGGTCTCCCCGCGAGTTGGAGTCCCTGGTCATCGCCCTGGTCCGCCGGGGCAAGGTGGTCACGCTGAACGACAAGGCCGGCGCGGTGATCGAGACCGGCGACATGCTGGTCCACGTGCGTGACGACCGGCCGCAGTCCGCGGCGACGGTCTGA
- a CDS encoding adenylyl cyclase, producing MRPLDPSRRRFLALTAASAASVTALGLPATSAAASPAGDDTAAEPDFGPNVFVYDPATPVEEIQSTLDRLFAAQEHNEMGFDRYAVLFKPGRYEVNARLGYYTTVAGLGAHPDDVEIHGAVRVIGQPDPNSQAGISALTNFWRSAENLAVSPTDWSNQWAVSQASPMRRVHIKGILWLEPGNGGYSSGGYIADSKVDGITINGSQQQWLTRDSELGGDWTNGVWNQVFSGVVGAPAQGFPNPPYTTLATSPVTREKPYLFVDGEGCWRVAVPRLRRDTAGTTWGVGAPPVPSLPLSDFFIAKPTDSARRINQELSRPGRHLLLTPGVYHLDRALRVKHPDTVVLGLGMPSLAPTTGDAALRIEDVDGVRIAGVLVDAGPVESEVLVEVGKRNSHRSHATDPISLQDVFFRIGGPYAGRAVTSLVVNSRHTLIDNIWAWRGDHGKPGTIGWTVNTADTGVVVNGDDVTAYGLFVEHYQRWQTIWNGERGRTVFYQSELPYDPPSQAAWRSPTGNGWASYKVADHVREHEAWGLGVYSYFNQKVDIRCDRAIEAPRRAGVRFHDAITVFLDGSGGIERTVNEAGTPVVGSYGTSPVVSYP from the coding sequence ATGAGACCACTCGACCCCTCCCGCCGCCGCTTCCTCGCCCTCACCGCCGCCTCGGCGGCGTCGGTCACCGCCCTCGGGCTTCCGGCCACGTCCGCCGCCGCGTCCCCGGCCGGCGACGACACCGCCGCCGAGCCCGACTTCGGCCCCAACGTCTTCGTGTACGACCCGGCCACTCCCGTCGAGGAGATCCAGTCCACCCTGGACCGGCTGTTCGCCGCCCAGGAGCACAATGAGATGGGCTTCGACAGGTACGCCGTGCTGTTCAAGCCCGGCCGGTACGAGGTGAACGCCCGGCTCGGCTACTACACCACAGTGGCCGGCCTCGGCGCGCACCCCGACGACGTGGAGATCCACGGCGCGGTGCGGGTGATCGGCCAGCCCGACCCGAACTCCCAGGCCGGCATCTCCGCGCTCACCAACTTCTGGCGCTCGGCGGAGAACCTCGCCGTCAGCCCGACCGACTGGTCGAACCAGTGGGCGGTCTCCCAGGCGTCCCCGATGCGCCGCGTACACATCAAGGGCATCCTCTGGCTGGAGCCCGGCAACGGCGGCTACTCCAGCGGCGGCTACATCGCCGACTCCAAGGTGGACGGCATCACCATCAACGGCTCCCAGCAGCAGTGGCTGACCCGGGACAGCGAACTCGGCGGCGACTGGACCAACGGGGTCTGGAACCAGGTCTTCTCCGGTGTCGTCGGCGCACCCGCGCAGGGCTTCCCGAACCCGCCGTACACCACGCTGGCGACCAGCCCGGTGACCCGGGAGAAGCCGTACCTCTTCGTGGACGGCGAGGGCTGCTGGCGGGTGGCCGTGCCCCGGCTGCGCCGCGACACCGCCGGCACCACCTGGGGCGTCGGCGCCCCGCCGGTGCCGTCGCTGCCGCTTTCCGACTTCTTCATCGCCAAGCCCACCGACTCGGCCAGGCGGATCAACCAGGAGCTCTCCCGGCCGGGCCGGCACCTGCTGCTCACCCCGGGCGTCTACCACCTGGACCGGGCGCTGCGGGTCAAGCACCCGGACACCGTCGTGCTCGGCCTCGGCATGCCCAGCCTCGCACCGACCACCGGCGACGCCGCCCTGCGGATCGAGGACGTCGACGGCGTCCGGATCGCCGGGGTGCTTGTCGACGCCGGGCCGGTCGAGTCGGAGGTGCTCGTCGAGGTCGGCAAGCGCAACAGCCACCGGTCGCACGCCACCGACCCGATCTCGCTCCAGGACGTCTTCTTCCGCATCGGCGGTCCGTACGCGGGCCGGGCGGTGACCAGCCTGGTGGTGAACAGCCGGCACACCCTCATCGACAACATCTGGGCGTGGCGCGGCGACCACGGCAAGCCCGGCACCATCGGGTGGACCGTCAACACGGCCGACACCGGAGTGGTGGTCAACGGGGACGACGTGACCGCGTACGGGCTCTTCGTCGAGCACTACCAGCGCTGGCAGACGATCTGGAACGGCGAGCGCGGCCGGACCGTCTTCTACCAGAGCGAGCTGCCCTACGACCCGCCGAGCCAGGCGGCCTGGCGCAGCCCGACCGGCAACGGCTGGGCCTCGTACAAGGTCGCCGACCACGTGCGCGAGCACGAGGCGTGGGGGCTGGGGGTCTACTCGTACTTCAACCAGAAGGTGGACATCCGCTGCGACCGGGCCATCGAGGCGCCGCGCCGGGCCGGCGTGCGGTTCCACGACGCCATCACCGTCTTCCTGGACGGCAGCGGCGGCATCGAGCGCACCGTCAACGAGGCCGGCACCCCGGTCGTCGGCTCGTACGGCACCAGCCCGGTGGTCAGCTACCCCTGA
- a CDS encoding 2-oxoacid:ferredoxin oxidoreductase subunit beta — translation MSEPVALKLTAKDFKSDQEVRWCPGCGDYAILAAVQGFMPELNIPRENVVFVSGIGCSSRFPYYMNTYGMHSIHGRAPAIATGLSVTRPDLSVWVVTGDGDALSIGGNHLIHALRRNVNLKILLFNNRIYGLTKGQYSPTSEIGKVTKSTPVGSADAPFNPLSLALGAEATFVARTIDSDRKHLQSVLRAAAEHQGSAFVEIYQNCNIFNDGAFDTLKEPATRDDFLIRLEHGQPITFGKDGQFCVVHPPGGFGLEVRETAATPAEDIVVHDAGVADPAYAFALSRLPGLDLRNTPIGVFRSVTRSSYDSVVQEQVAAAKAGVDQTPEQQLAGLLSAGDTWTIL, via the coding sequence ATGTCTGAGCCCGTCGCCCTCAAGCTCACCGCCAAGGACTTCAAGTCCGACCAGGAGGTGCGCTGGTGCCCCGGCTGCGGCGACTACGCCATCCTGGCGGCCGTCCAGGGCTTCATGCCGGAGCTGAACATCCCCCGGGAGAACGTCGTCTTCGTCTCGGGCATCGGCTGCTCGTCCCGCTTCCCGTACTACATGAACACCTACGGGATGCACTCGATCCACGGCCGCGCCCCGGCGATCGCCACCGGCCTGTCGGTGACCCGGCCGGACCTGTCGGTCTGGGTGGTCACCGGTGACGGCGACGCCCTCTCCATCGGCGGCAACCACCTGATCCACGCACTGCGCCGCAACGTCAACCTCAAGATCCTGCTGTTCAACAACCGGATCTACGGGCTGACCAAGGGGCAGTACTCGCCGACCTCCGAGATCGGCAAGGTCACCAAGTCGACGCCGGTCGGCTCGGCCGACGCCCCGTTCAACCCGCTGTCGCTGGCGCTCGGCGCGGAGGCCACCTTCGTGGCCCGGACCATCGACTCGGACCGCAAGCACCTCCAGTCGGTGCTGCGGGCCGCCGCCGAGCACCAGGGCTCCGCGTTCGTGGAGATCTACCAGAACTGCAACATCTTCAACGACGGCGCGTTCGACACGCTCAAGGAGCCGGCCACCCGGGACGACTTCCTGATCCGGCTGGAGCACGGGCAGCCGATCACCTTCGGCAAGGACGGCCAGTTCTGCGTCGTCCACCCGCCGGGCGGCTTCGGGCTGGAGGTCCGGGAGACGGCGGCGACGCCGGCCGAGGACATCGTGGTGCACGACGCGGGAGTGGCCGACCCGGCGTACGCCTTCGCGCTGTCCCGGCTGCCCGGGCTGGACCTGCGGAACACCCCGATCGGCGTGTTCCGCTCGGTGACCCGCTCGTCGTACGACAGCGTGGTGCAGGAGCAGGTCGCCGCGGCGAAGGCCGGTGTCGACCAGACTCCCGAGCAACAGCTCGCTGGGCTGCTCTCCGCCGGCGACACCTGGACGATCCTCTGA
- a CDS encoding winged helix-turn-helix transcriptional regulator — MQADPFNRNCGSRKVLDRIGDRWSVLIVLTLAGGDKRYGELAERVDGISQKMLTQTLRGLERDGIVTRTVHASVPPRVDYALTDLGRSLLDLVAGLEAWATTHLVEVEAARARYDARG, encoded by the coding sequence ATGCAGGCCGACCCGTTCAACCGGAACTGCGGCAGCCGGAAGGTCCTCGACCGGATCGGCGACCGGTGGAGCGTGCTGATCGTGCTCACCCTCGCCGGCGGCGACAAGCGCTACGGCGAGCTGGCCGAGCGGGTCGACGGGATCAGCCAGAAGATGCTCACCCAGACCCTGCGCGGCCTGGAACGGGACGGCATCGTCACCCGCACGGTGCACGCCAGCGTGCCGCCCCGGGTGGACTACGCCCTCACCGATCTCGGCCGCAGCCTCCTGGACCTGGTGGCCGGCCTGGAGGCGTGGGCCACCACCCACCTCGTCGAGGTCGAGGCCGCCCGCGCCCGGTACGACGCCCGGGGCTAG
- a CDS encoding MarR family winged helix-turn-helix transcriptional regulator, which translates to MAAVPVEESEHRSGPLLDHLARRMRLRSESVLAPLGLRPRHLVALTVLRDSDGISQQGLAGTLQIDGTNVVGLLNDLEAEGLVERRRSPEDRRRHVVSLTGAGTKRLREAECALAAAEEEVLGALEPAERDTLYELLRRATSGRPINCAEASGDEPDTTC; encoded by the coding sequence ATGGCAGCCGTACCGGTCGAGGAGTCGGAGCACCGCTCCGGGCCCCTGCTCGACCACCTGGCCCGGCGGATGCGGCTCCGGTCGGAGTCGGTGCTGGCGCCCCTCGGGCTGCGCCCCCGGCACCTCGTCGCGCTCACCGTGCTGCGGGACTCGGACGGCATCAGCCAGCAGGGGCTGGCCGGCACGCTCCAGATCGACGGCACGAACGTGGTCGGGCTGCTCAACGACCTGGAGGCGGAGGGGCTGGTCGAGCGGCGACGCTCACCCGAGGACCGCCGCCGGCACGTGGTGAGCCTCACCGGGGCGGGCACGAAGCGGCTCCGCGAGGCCGAGTGCGCCCTCGCCGCCGCCGAGGAGGAGGTGCTCGGCGCGCTGGAGCCGGCCGAGCGGGACACGCTCTACGAACTGCTCCGCCGGGCGACCAGCGGCCGCCCGATCAACTGCGCCGAGGCGTCCGGGGACGAGCCGGACACCACCTGCTGA
- a CDS encoding helix-turn-helix domain-containing protein: protein MSLLRRVIGGVLRRVRLRQGRTLREVALAAGVSLPYLSEVERGRKEASSEVLAAICRALGIHLSDLLEEARDELRRVERRAPVASGVTLARLDRVPATRTGPQLRVGGPRLHATRRPVAPTPLLGGTLRLPGAAPAPVGPDLGYASPTVFGTGTRIWLIPSVPAARHRPRTSVTLARRQARAGRRRLAAA from the coding sequence ATGTCGTTGCTGCGACGGGTGATCGGCGGGGTGCTCCGCCGCGTACGCCTGCGTCAGGGCCGCACCCTGCGCGAGGTGGCGCTGGCCGCCGGCGTCTCCCTGCCCTACCTCTCCGAGGTGGAACGCGGCCGCAAGGAGGCCTCCTCCGAGGTGCTGGCGGCGATCTGCCGCGCCCTCGGGATCCATTTGTCCGACCTTCTCGAAGAGGCCCGCGACGAGCTGCGCCGGGTCGAGCGGCGGGCGCCGGTGGCCTCCGGGGTGACGCTGGCCCGGCTCGACCGGGTGCCGGCCACCCGGACCGGGCCGCAGCTCCGGGTCGGCGGGCCGCGGCTGCACGCCACCCGGCGGCCGGTCGCACCGACCCCGCTGCTCGGCGGGACGCTGCGGCTGCCGGGCGCCGCGCCCGCACCGGTCGGCCCGGACCTCGGTTACGCCTCCCCCACCGTGTTCGGCACCGGCACCCGCATCTGGCTGATCCCCTCCGTGCCGGCCGCCCGCCACCGTCCGCGTACCTCCGTCACGCTGGCCCGGCGGCAGGCCCGGGCCGGCCGGCGGAGGCTGGCCGCCGCGTAG
- a CDS encoding SDR family oxidoreductase: protein MSIVVTGATGHLGRLIVEALLDRGVPAGQIVALGRDVDRLAGLAERGVVTQRADYDDPGSLQAAFAGAEKLMFVSGSEVGKRLVQHGNVVTAAKEAGVRLVVYTSIANADTSSLVLAAEHKATEQLIRDSGLPYVFLRNSWYLENYTGQLPTYLQHGVAGAAGDGRVSAATRADYAAAAAEVLTAEGQAGKVYELGGAPFTLTELAAEISRQTGGTVSYLDLPVDKYTELLVAAGLPEGYAAVLADGDRGLAQGELEVGDDLARLLGRTPTTLAEAIRAAL from the coding sequence ATGTCCATCGTCGTCACCGGCGCCACCGGTCACCTCGGTCGCCTCATCGTCGAAGCGCTGCTCGACCGGGGCGTGCCCGCCGGCCAGATCGTGGCGCTCGGCCGCGACGTCGACCGGCTCGCCGGCCTCGCCGAGCGGGGAGTGGTCACCCAGCGGGCCGACTACGACGACCCCGGGTCGCTCCAGGCGGCCTTCGCGGGCGCCGAGAAGCTGATGTTCGTCTCCGGCAGCGAGGTCGGCAAGCGGCTGGTGCAGCACGGCAACGTGGTCACCGCCGCGAAGGAGGCCGGCGTCCGCCTGGTCGTCTACACCAGCATCGCGAACGCCGACACCTCCAGCCTGGTCCTCGCCGCCGAGCACAAGGCGACCGAGCAGCTGATCCGCGACTCCGGCCTGCCGTACGTGTTCCTGCGCAACAGCTGGTACCTGGAGAACTACACCGGCCAGCTCCCCACGTACCTCCAGCACGGGGTGGCGGGCGCGGCGGGTGACGGGCGGGTCAGCGCCGCCACCCGCGCGGACTACGCCGCGGCCGCCGCCGAGGTGCTCACCGCCGAGGGCCAGGCCGGAAAGGTGTACGAGCTGGGCGGCGCGCCCTTCACCCTCACCGAACTGGCCGCCGAGATCTCCCGGCAGACCGGCGGCACGGTCAGCTACCTCGACCTGCCCGTGGACAAGTACACCGAGCTGCTGGTCGCGGCCGGCCTGCCCGAGGGGTACGCGGCCGTGCTCGCCGACGGCGACCGGGGCCTCGCCCAGGGCGAGCTGGAGGTCGGCGACGACCTGGCCAGGCTGCTCGGCCGCACGCCGACCACGCTCGCAGAGGCGATCCGCGCCGCCCTCTGA
- a CDS encoding FMN-dependent NADH-azoreductase — protein MAHLLYIDSSIRGEHSVSRRLTARAAAAWRAAHPGGTVTYRDLGREPLPHLDEAGGLARMVPAEQHTPAQRESWQLSERLVDEVRRADTILLGLPLYNYGAPSSVKTWVDHLIAPGIAYDPATGAGLLGGREFIVLGSRGGGYGPGTPREGWDHAEPWLPHGLSMTGLEPRFISAELTLAPVNPAMTELIPLHEQSLAAAERAIDELWVPASAAA, from the coding sequence ATGGCACACCTGTTGTACATCGACTCGAGCATCCGGGGCGAGCACTCGGTCAGCCGGCGCCTCACCGCCCGCGCCGCCGCCGCGTGGCGCGCCGCCCACCCAGGCGGCACGGTCACCTACCGCGACCTCGGCCGGGAGCCGCTACCGCACCTGGACGAGGCCGGTGGCCTGGCCCGGATGGTGCCGGCCGAGCAGCACACCCCGGCGCAGCGCGAGTCCTGGCAGCTCAGCGAGCGGCTGGTGGACGAGGTGCGGCGGGCCGACACGATCCTGCTCGGCCTCCCGCTCTACAACTACGGCGCGCCGAGCAGCGTGAAGACCTGGGTCGACCACCTCATCGCGCCCGGCATCGCGTACGACCCGGCCACCGGCGCCGGCCTCCTCGGCGGTCGCGAGTTCATCGTGCTGGGCAGCCGGGGCGGCGGCTACGGCCCCGGCACCCCGCGCGAGGGCTGGGACCACGCCGAGCCCTGGCTCCCGCACGGCCTGTCCATGACCGGCCTGGAGCCGCGCTTCATCTCGGCCGAGCTGACCCTCGCCCCGGTCAACCCGGCCATGACCGAGCTGATCCCGCTGCACGAGCAGAGCCTCGCCGCCGCCGAGCGGGCCATCGACGAACTGTGGGTGCCGGCCTCGGCCGCGGCCTGA